A genomic region of Pseudomonas migulae contains the following coding sequences:
- a CDS encoding flavin reductase family protein, with product MSASHRRPVPLSKAYRLLNHGPTVLVSAVHDGQRNIMAAAWAMPLDFEPPKIAVVLDKSTWTRQLLEASGTFVLNVPCAAQADIVQTVGSTSGLELTQGQGRDKFQTYDLQTFSGELIDAPMLEGCVAWLECRLLPEPGNHQQYDLFVAEVIAAQADERVFSEGRWHFEGHDALRTLHHVAGGHFLTIGDPVDGKTLQP from the coding sequence ATGAGCGCTTCCCATCGCCGCCCGGTTCCCTTGTCCAAAGCCTATCGTCTGCTCAATCACGGGCCGACCGTGCTGGTCAGCGCGGTCCATGACGGGCAGCGCAATATCATGGCTGCGGCCTGGGCCATGCCGCTGGATTTCGAACCGCCGAAAATTGCCGTGGTGCTGGACAAGTCCACCTGGACCCGGCAACTGCTGGAAGCGTCGGGCACGTTCGTGCTGAACGTGCCCTGCGCCGCCCAGGCCGATATCGTGCAAACCGTGGGCTCGACGTCCGGACTGGAGCTGACCCAAGGCCAGGGCCGGGATAAATTCCAGACCTATGATTTGCAGACCTTCAGCGGCGAATTGATTGATGCGCCGATGCTCGAAGGCTGTGTGGCCTGGCTGGAATGCCGACTGCTGCCCGAACCCGGCAATCACCAACAGTACGATCTGTTCGTGGCCGAAGTGATTGCCGCCCAGGCGGACGAGCGTGTGTTCAGCGAGGGGCGGTGGCATTTCGAGGGGCACGATGCGTTGCGAACCTTGCACCACGTGGCCGGCGGGCATTTCCTGACAATCGGCGATCCGGTGGACGGGAAAACCTTACAGCCGTAA
- a CDS encoding methyl-accepting chemotaxis protein yields the protein MVDANHKLYKVVKFATVITDQVNQEQAVAEAANIAYGTSQQTDQSAQRGTAVVTQAVNVMRDLAKHMQTAGDGIEALNEQSLVIGTIVKTISGIAEQTNLLALNAAIEAARAGEQGRGFAVVADEVRQLASRTSQATDEIVLVVRQNQDMARNAVSLMTDGKLQAEQGLALAAEAGTVIVEIQDGAQKVVNAVGQFANQLSS from the coding sequence GTGGTCGACGCCAACCACAAGCTCTACAAAGTGGTGAAGTTCGCCACGGTGATCACCGATCAGGTCAATCAGGAGCAGGCCGTCGCCGAAGCGGCCAACATTGCCTATGGCACCTCGCAGCAAACCGATCAAAGCGCCCAGCGCGGCACCGCCGTGGTCACTCAGGCTGTGAACGTGATGCGCGATCTGGCCAAGCACATGCAAACCGCCGGCGACGGCATCGAAGCGCTGAACGAACAATCGCTGGTGATCGGTACCATCGTCAAAACCATCAGTGGCATTGCCGAACAGACCAACCTGCTGGCGCTCAACGCGGCCATCGAAGCGGCCCGGGCCGGTGAACAGGGCCGCGGTTTTGCCGTGGTGGCGGACGAGGTCCGGCAACTGGCTTCGCGCACCAGTCAGGCCACGGATGAAATCGTGTTGGTGGTGCGTCAGAACCAGGACATGGCGCGTAACGCCGTGTCCCTGATGACCGACGGCAAACTCCAGGCTGAACAAGGGTTGGCGCTGGCGGCAGAGGCGGGCACGGTGATTGTCGAGATTCAGGACGGTGCGCAGAAAGTGGTGAATGCGGTCGGACAGTTCGCCAATCAGCTGTCGAGTTGA
- a CDS encoding MFS transporter, whose amino-acid sequence MTAHNDSRPAPFSRSDYKTLGLAALGGALEIYDFIIFVFFALTLSQLFFPPEMPEWLRLLQSFGIFVTGYLARPLGGILMAHFADRLGRKKVFSLSILMMALPCLLIGIMPTYAQIGYFAPLLLLALRILQGAAVGGEVPSAWVFVAEHAPVAHRGYALGFLQAGLTFGYLIGALTATFLAQAFTPAEILDYAWRYPFLLGGVFGVIGVWLRRWLSETPVFMAMQAKRDAVVELPLRTVLREHRLAILPAMILTCVLTSAVVVFVVITPTMMQKTFGMTASYTFALSALGIVFLNIGCVLAGLLVDRIGAWRTVMLYSLLLPLGIGVLYTSLISGGSWIGLAYAIAGLGCGVVGAVPSVMVSLFPARIRVSGISFTYNIAYAAWASITPLLLIGLMPWSPWICVIFCAVMGAVGVSSALYFGARMPKTGSCPAAGAI is encoded by the coding sequence ATGACTGCCCATAACGATTCGCGCCCGGCACCGTTCAGCCGCTCGGACTACAAGACCCTAGGCCTTGCGGCCCTCGGTGGTGCGCTGGAAATCTACGATTTCATCATTTTCGTTTTTTTCGCCCTGACCCTCAGCCAGCTGTTCTTTCCGCCGGAAATGCCTGAATGGCTGCGACTGCTGCAAAGTTTCGGGATTTTCGTGACCGGTTATCTGGCGCGGCCGTTGGGCGGGATCCTGATGGCGCATTTCGCCGACCGGCTGGGGCGCAAGAAAGTCTTCAGCCTGAGCATTCTGATGATGGCGCTGCCGTGCCTGCTGATCGGCATCATGCCGACCTATGCCCAGATCGGCTATTTCGCGCCGCTGCTGCTGTTGGCCCTGCGGATTCTGCAAGGCGCGGCGGTGGGCGGTGAGGTGCCGAGCGCCTGGGTGTTTGTCGCCGAACACGCACCCGTCGCGCACCGTGGTTACGCGCTCGGTTTCCTGCAAGCGGGACTGACCTTTGGTTACTTGATCGGCGCCCTGACGGCGACCTTTCTGGCGCAGGCGTTCACACCGGCGGAGATCCTCGATTACGCGTGGCGCTACCCGTTCCTGCTGGGTGGCGTATTTGGCGTGATCGGCGTCTGGCTACGCCGCTGGCTCAGCGAAACCCCGGTGTTCATGGCAATGCAGGCCAAGCGCGATGCCGTCGTCGAACTGCCATTGCGCACGGTCTTGCGTGAACATCGCCTGGCCATTCTGCCGGCGATGATTCTCACCTGCGTGCTGACATCGGCGGTGGTGGTGTTCGTAGTCATTACCCCGACCATGATGCAGAAAACCTTCGGCATGACCGCCAGCTACACCTTCGCCCTGAGTGCGTTGGGCATCGTGTTCCTGAACATAGGCTGCGTGCTCGCCGGGTTGCTGGTCGACCGCATCGGTGCCTGGCGCACGGTGATGCTGTATAGCCTGCTGCTGCCGCTGGGCATTGGCGTGCTCTATACCAGCCTGATCAGCGGTGGCAGCTGGATCGGTCTGGCCTACGCGATTGCGGGCCTCGGTTGCGGCGTGGTCGGCGCGGTGCCGTCGGTCATGGTCAGCCTGTTCCCGGCGCGGATTCGCGTCTCGGGGATTTCCTTCACCTACAACATTGCCTACGCCGCATGGGCGAGTATCACGCCGCTGTTGCTGATCGGCCTGATGCCGTGGAGCCCGTGGATCTGCGTGATTTTCTGCGCCGTGATGGGGGCGGTGGGTGTGAGCAGCGCGCTGTACTTTGGCGCGCGCATGCCGAAAACCGGCAGTTGCCCGGCGGCGGGTGCCATCTGA
- a CDS encoding short-chain fatty acid transporter — protein MAADIEDTRSARFALRCSSFAERWFPDSWVFAALAVIIVAVATLFMGAKPTDAAMAFGDGFWSLIPFTMQMAFVVIGGYVVASSPPAVKLIDRLARIPKNGRSAVAWVALISMVASLLNWGLSLVFGGLLVRALARRVDLKMDYRAAGAAAYLGLGAVWALGLSSSAAQLQANPASLPPSILSITGVIPFTQTIFLWQSGVMLLALIVISLIIAYATAPGPNSARDAKACGIDPSFNLPPLQPRTRPGEWLEHSPLLTILLVLLAAGWLFHEFSTKPAISAISGLNTYNFLFIMLGALLHWRPRSFLDAVSRAVPTTTGVLIQFPLYGSIAALMTTVKGTDAQTLAHHISTFFVQIASHDTYALLMGVYSAILGFFIPSGGGKWIIEAPYVMQVATDLNYHLGWAVQIYNAAEALPNLINPFYMLPLLGVLGLKARDLIGFSFVQLLVHTPLVLFLLWALGTTLTYTAPVMP, from the coding sequence GTGGCTGCTGATATCGAAGATACCCGCTCCGCCCGCTTTGCCCTGCGCTGTTCAAGTTTTGCCGAGCGCTGGTTTCCCGATTCCTGGGTATTCGCCGCGCTGGCGGTGATTATCGTCGCTGTGGCCACGCTATTCATGGGCGCCAAGCCCACCGACGCGGCCATGGCCTTCGGTGACGGGTTCTGGAGCCTGATCCCGTTCACCATGCAGATGGCGTTCGTGGTGATTGGCGGTTATGTGGTCGCCAGCTCGCCCCCTGCCGTGAAGCTGATCGACCGCCTGGCGCGAATCCCGAAAAATGGCCGTTCCGCCGTGGCGTGGGTGGCACTGATTTCCATGGTCGCGTCGCTGCTGAACTGGGGCTTGTCGCTGGTATTCGGCGGCTTGCTGGTGCGTGCCCTCGCCCGCCGCGTCGACCTGAAAATGGATTACCGCGCGGCCGGCGCCGCTGCGTACTTGGGCCTTGGCGCGGTGTGGGCCCTGGGGCTGTCATCGTCCGCTGCGCAATTGCAGGCCAACCCGGCCAGCCTGCCGCCGTCGATTCTGTCGATCACCGGGGTGATTCCTTTCACCCAGACGATCTTTCTCTGGCAGTCCGGGGTGATGTTGCTGGCGCTGATCGTGATTTCGCTGATCATTGCCTACGCCACCGCACCCGGCCCGAACTCGGCCCGTGATGCCAAAGCCTGCGGCATCGACCCGAGCTTCAACCTGCCGCCGTTGCAACCGCGCACTCGTCCCGGCGAATGGCTGGAACACAGCCCGCTGCTGACGATTCTGCTGGTGCTGCTGGCGGCCGGGTGGCTGTTCCACGAGTTCTCGACCAAACCGGCGATCAGTGCGATTTCCGGGCTGAACACCTACAACTTCCTGTTCATCATGCTCGGCGCCCTGCTGCACTGGCGCCCGCGCAGCTTCCTCGATGCGGTGTCCCGCGCGGTGCCGACCACCACCGGCGTGCTGATCCAGTTTCCGTTGTACGGCTCGATCGCGGCGCTGATGACCACGGTAAAAGGCACTGACGCTCAGACCCTGGCGCACCACATCTCGACCTTTTTCGTGCAAATCGCCTCCCACGACACCTACGCGCTGCTGATGGGCGTGTACTCGGCGATACTCGGTTTCTTCATTCCGTCGGGCGGCGGCAAGTGGATCATCGAAGCGCCGTACGTAATGCAGGTGGCCACCGACCTGAACTACCACCTGGGCTGGGCCGTGCAGATCTACAACGCCGCCGAAGCCCTGCCGAACCTGATCAACCCGTTCTACATGCTGCCGTTGCTGGGCGTGCTGGGGTTGAAGGCGCGGGACTTGATCGGGTTTTCGTTCGTGCAGCTGCTGGTGCACACGCCACTGGTGCTGTTTCTGCTGTGGGCGTTGGGGACGACGCTGACGTATACGGCGCCAGTGATGCCGTAA
- a CDS encoding lysine methyltransferase, translated as MRACTDQGAPPPSGGIYPFAELPLRLGFPSTDDFETITNARGEAIAVAALREFPRLSRMCRVSGHLLPYRCRYTRQLAPGIHVYDPRFCGLLNHACDPNVFLDMSELWLWALKDIKKGDRLMIDLAATEDKLQRQFACRCGCPGCRGWITGYDELPNANGQLFLQKRRRRSPA; from the coding sequence ATGAGAGCCTGCACCGATCAAGGAGCCCCACCGCCATCCGGTGGGATCTACCCCTTTGCAGAGTTACCCCTTCGCCTTGGATTCCCCTCCACGGATGACTTCGAAACCATCACCAACGCTCGAGGGGAGGCAATCGCTGTAGCAGCCTTGCGCGAATTCCCACGCCTGAGCCGGATGTGCCGGGTTTCCGGTCATCTGCTGCCCTATCGCTGCCGATATACCCGACAACTGGCGCCGGGCATTCATGTCTACGATCCGCGCTTCTGCGGCCTGCTGAACCACGCCTGCGACCCCAATGTCTTTCTCGACATGAGCGAGCTGTGGTTATGGGCGCTGAAAGACATCAAAAAGGGCGATCGACTGATGATTGATCTCGCCGCGACGGAAGACAAATTGCAGCGGCAGTTCGCCTGCCGCTGCGGTTGTCCTGGCTGCCGGGGCTGGATCACCGGCTACGACGAGTTGCCGAATGCCAATGGCCAGCTGTTTTTACAGAAGCGCCGCCGACGCAGCCCGGCCTGA
- the can gene encoding carbonate dehydratase gives MNELQDLIDNNERWADAITKEDPDFFAKLARQQTPEFLWIGCSDARVPANEIVGMLPGDLFVHRNVANVVLHTDLNCLSVIQYAVDVLKVKHILVTGHYGCGGVRASMQDRQLGLIDGWLRSIRDLYYEKREELALLPTEEERVDRLCELNVIQQVANVGHTTIVQNAWHRGQKLSIHGCIYGIKDGRWKSLNASISGFEQLPPQYRLRPVEAQ, from the coding sequence ATGAACGAATTACAAGATCTGATTGATAACAACGAGCGTTGGGCTGACGCGATCACCAAAGAAGATCCTGATTTCTTCGCCAAACTGGCCCGTCAGCAAACGCCGGAATTCCTCTGGATCGGCTGCTCGGACGCCCGCGTGCCGGCGAACGAGATTGTTGGCATGCTGCCCGGCGACCTGTTCGTCCACCGCAATGTGGCGAACGTGGTACTGCACACCGACCTCAACTGCCTGTCGGTGATTCAGTACGCGGTTGACGTGCTCAAGGTCAAACACATCCTGGTCACCGGCCACTATGGCTGCGGCGGCGTGCGTGCTTCGATGCAGGACCGTCAGCTGGGCCTGATCGACGGCTGGTTGCGCTCGATTCGCGACCTCTACTACGAAAAACGCGAGGAACTGGCCCTGTTGCCGACGGAAGAAGAGCGGGTCGACCGCCTCTGCGAACTCAATGTGATCCAGCAAGTGGCCAACGTCGGGCACACCACCATTGTGCAAAACGCCTGGCATCGTGGGCAGAAGTTGTCGATTCACGGCTGCATCTACGGCATCAAGGATGGCCGGTGGAAGAGCCTGAACGCCAGCATCAGCGGTTTCGAACAGTTACCGCCACAGTACCGTCTGCGCCCGGTCGAGGCGCAATAA
- a CDS encoding serine kinase/phosphatase: protein MTDSRRPYDAAQPEPIDDNEDRMGSMHELDFDEEEPSAKIGDELPDKEREQLMPRERVREAGMTGASTADHESTDDDMSPETLIREDGARDAHEAGEGGQADWDLSIVDEDDIGGGNGLDEEELARRDPMDGNR, encoded by the coding sequence ATGACTGATTCACGACGTCCGTACGATGCGGCGCAGCCCGAGCCCATCGACGACAACGAAGACCGCATGGGTTCGATGCATGAGCTGGATTTCGACGAGGAAGAACCCAGTGCCAAAATCGGCGATGAATTGCCGGATAAAGAGCGCGAACAACTCATGCCACGGGAGCGTGTACGTGAAGCCGGCATGACCGGCGCCTCCACCGCTGACCATGAATCCACCGATGACGACATGAGCCCGGAGACGTTGATCCGTGAAGACGGTGCGCGGGATGCCCATGAGGCAGGTGAAGGTGGCCAGGCCGACTGGGATTTGAGCATTGTCGATGAAGATGACATCGGCGGGGGCAATGGTCTGGATGAAGAGGAACTGGCGCGGCGGGATCCGATGGATGGGAATCGTTGA
- the rimI gene encoding ribosomal protein S18-alanine N-acetyltransferase, translated as MSDAVSFRPMTEADLDAVLKIEYAAYSHPWTRGIFLDGLGKYQIWLMFEGSQQVGHGVVQIILDEAHLLNITVKPENQGRGLGLTLLEHLMSIAYKAEARECFLEVRDSNRSAFRLYERYGFNEIGRRRDYYPAVGGREDAVVMACTLVD; from the coding sequence ATGAGTGACGCTGTATCGTTTCGCCCGATGACCGAGGCGGACCTGGACGCTGTACTGAAAATCGAATACGCGGCGTACAGCCATCCGTGGACGCGCGGGATTTTTCTCGATGGGCTGGGCAAGTACCAGATCTGGCTGATGTTTGAAGGCTCGCAGCAGGTCGGGCACGGCGTGGTGCAGATTATTCTGGATGAAGCCCATCTGCTGAACATCACGGTCAAACCGGAAAACCAGGGGCGCGGGTTGGGTTTGACGCTGCTGGAGCACCTGATGTCGATCGCCTATAAGGCTGAGGCGCGGGAATGTTTTCTGGAAGTGCGCGACAGCAATCGGTCGGCGTTTCGGTTGTATGAGCGGTATGGGTTTAACGAGATTGGCCGGCGTCGGGATTATTATCCGGCGGTTGGTGGGCGTGAAGATGCCGTGGTCATGGCCTGCACGCTGGTTGACTGA
- a CDS encoding energy transducer TonB codes for MQVVNWLPRTELPFAAPSRPELLEMPEPLVIAPVTLAPVVDAPVEPVVKPAERVKVEVPRPSLASTRTNAKVEEEEVPVAVKAPVVPPPRFALQLLRAGRCLLLVELPTGETFQTRDPAYLLLKDMLRAAGLPDSPQIVGEPVRWPLLARGTMDQGPEAARDFVQGFLSARLEDAPCVCVWLIGLPAVRFAGEANAESFNRELQVDGLGTVWALPGLELLMEEPQRKADVWQAMRRLMARWKESNE; via the coding sequence TGGAGATGCCCGAGCCATTGGTCATCGCACCGGTGACGCTGGCTCCCGTGGTCGATGCGCCCGTGGAACCTGTGGTCAAACCGGCCGAACGGGTGAAGGTCGAGGTGCCCCGGCCATCTTTGGCCAGTACGCGCACCAACGCCAAGGTTGAAGAAGAGGAAGTGCCGGTCGCGGTCAAGGCTCCGGTGGTGCCGCCACCGCGTTTCGCCCTGCAATTGTTGCGCGCTGGTCGCTGCCTGCTGCTGGTGGAGTTACCCACAGGCGAAACGTTCCAGACTCGCGATCCCGCGTATCTGCTGCTCAAGGACATGTTGCGTGCCGCCGGTCTGCCGGACAGCCCGCAGATCGTCGGCGAGCCGGTGCGCTGGCCGCTGCTGGCCCGGGGCACGATGGACCAGGGCCCGGAAGCGGCCCGCGACTTCGTGCAAGGTTTTCTGTCGGCCCGGCTGGAGGATGCTCCATGCGTCTGCGTGTGGCTGATTGGCCTGCCGGCGGTGCGTTTCGCCGGTGAGGCGAATGCCGAATCCTTCAATCGTGAACTCCAGGTCGACGGCCTGGGCACGGTCTGGGCCCTGCCGGGCCTGGAATTATTAATGGAAGAGCCACAGCGTAAGGCTGATGTCTGGCAAGCCATGCGTCGGCTGATGGCGCGCTGGAAAGAATCGAATGAGTGA